The genomic stretch GCCAATTGGTTTTGCAAAAAGAAATTTACAATCTATTACAAGCCATCGATGTTTCAGCAATAAACCCCGGAACATACCTAATTTCAGTAGTTTCAAATGATTTTTCAGCAAAACAGAAGATCATTATCAACTAAAAAAGGCTGTATTCCTAATTTTTCCAGGTTCATCGTGCAACTTTTCTAAATCTGTTCTGTCATTACAATTGATTAGTAAAACAATAAGCTAAAGTTCTGTTGTTCACCGATAGAATTGCCGGGTTAATCGGTTAAATTTGTTTTGGAGAAGAAGTAAACTGTAATTTTAGTGCATTGTTAAAAGCAGAAAACAGAAAACAAACAGAAAAATGATGAAATTTAAACTGCTACTACTGTGCCTGATTTTAGGGTCAACTGTACTAGCGCAAAATGTAACCCTCAGTGGCTACCTAAAAGATGCTTCCAATGGAGAAGCCCTGATAGGAGCCACAATCTATGTTGAAGAAATTCACCAGGGAACCGCCTCAAATGCCTACGGATTTTACTCATTAACTATACCTGAAGGCAACTACACTCTACAAGTATCGTTTATTGGATACGAAACCGTTAAACAGAAAATTGAAGCGACTGCCAGTAAAACCATTTCCGTTTCATTGATTGAAAGCACTGAGCAACTTGCTGAAGTAATTGTTCGCGGAGAAGCCGCAAATGCCAATGTTGAACGGGTTGAAATGGGAATGGCCACTCTGCCGGTTAAAACCATAAAAAAGTTACCGGCATTTATGGGTGAAGTCGACATTATTAAAACCATTCAGTTACTTCCCGGGATCCAAAGTGGTGGTGAAGCAAGTTCAGGTTTGTATGTTCGTGGCGGTGGCCCCGACGAAAACCTGATGTTACTTGACGAAGCCCCCGTTTACAATGCTTCTCATTTAATGGGCTTCTTTTCGGTTTTTAACTCCGATGCAATTAAAGACATTCAGGTTTACAAAAGTGGGATTCCGGCTGAATATGGAGGCAAAGGTTCTTCAGTAATCGATATTCGCCAAAAAGATGGAAACTCGCAACGTTTTGGGTTCGAAGGTGGAATCGGAAACTTGTCGAGCCGTCTTACTTTGGAAGGCCCGATAATAAAAGACAAATGGAGTTTTATACTTGCCGGAAGACGAACTTATTATGATGTACTTGGTAAAGCAGCCGGTTTGGAAGAGCTGCAGGACAACAAACTCTACTTTTACGATTTAAACGGAAAATCGAACCTGATTATAAACAATAACAACCGCATTTATATTTCGGGTTACATGGGCGATGATGTTTTCTCCATGGGAGAATCCATTTACATGCGTTGGGGGAACTCAACTGCAACTGCACGCTGGAACCATATTTTTGGCGATAAAATTTTCATGAATATTTCCGCCATTTACTCCAACTACGATTACAATCTTGGGGTACCCGGCGACAACGCCGATAATTTCGACTGGTCGTCAAGAATCAGAGACTACAACGCCAAGTTCGATTTTACGTATTTCTTTAATCCCAACAACACCATAAAATTTGGAGGAAATACAATCCTGCATCATTTTAGACCCGGGAAAGTGCAAACCGAAGGCGAAAACTCCATGTTCAGCGATATGGAACTAGCACAGTACAATGCATTGGAAAATGCGCTGTATATTTCGAACGAACAAAAAATATCGGATCGTTTCACCGTTCAATACGGGCTTCGTTTGAGCCATTTTCAACAAATTGGAGAAGGAGAGGTAAACATTTACCAAAACCCGGAGGCGCTGAAAAAGAATGAAATAATAGAGACAAAGGAATACAAAAAAGGGGATAAAATTGGAGATGCATTTGTTCACCTCGAGCCGCGTTTAGGCATGAAATATACACTTGGAAGGCACAATTCTGTAAAATCGTCGTTCAACCGGATGGTACAAAACCTGCATCTTATTACCAATACCCAATCGCCTACCCCGCTTGACATTTGGCTACCCACCAGTACATATATAAAACCTCTAATTGTCGATCAGGTTTCGGTCGGATATTTTCATAACCTGAACAACAATATGTGGGAAGCTTCGCTGGAACTGTATTACAAAAACATGCAAAATGTGTTGGATTATCGCGAAGGTGCAGAATTGTTTTTGAACAATGCGATTGAAACAGAGCTGTTGCACGGGAAAGGAGAATCGAAAGGATTGGAATTATTGATGAAAAAATCGAAAGGGCAACTAACCGGATGGGTCGGCTATACGTGGTCGAAAACAAGCAGAAAAATAAATGGAATCAACAATGGCAACTGGTATCCTTCGTCATACGACCGCACGCACGATGTATCGGTGGTTTCGAACTACGAACTAAACAGCCGTTGGAACTTTGCAGCTAATTTTGTTTTTGCAACCGGAAGTCCGATATCTTATCCGGTGGCTAAGTACACAGTTCAGGGCAATCAAATATACGAGTACTCGGCACGCAACAGCAACCGTATTCCAGACTATCATCGTCTGGATATTTCAGCCACTTACGATTTTAAGAAAAACGAAAACCGCCGCTTTAAACAGTCGCTTAATTTTTCTGTTTACAACGTATATGGCCGTCGCAATGCATATTCTATTACGCCGGAAGCCAATGAAGACAATCTAAATCAAACACAATTTTTACGTATTTCTATCATTGGTGCTCCTATTCCATCAGTAACCTATAATGTAAAATTCTAATCCCATGAAACAACTGAAATTCATAAAAATAACAATACTCACTCTACTACTTTCATCTTTTTTATTATCATGCGAAGATGTAGTAGATGTTGATATAAACCCTGTGGATCTAGATTTGATAACTGTTGAAGCTTATATAAATACCAGGTCGGTCAATAATATTTATGTGAAACTAGAAAAATCACTACCTGTTGATGTTGCAAATGCAAATCCTGCAATAAACGATGCTTTGGTACAAATTTCAGACGATGCGCCTACGCCGCACACAATTACCTTGCAGGAAGACGGGCAAACCGGTATGTATTGGATACCTCAGAATGAAACTTATACCGCTGTTCCCGGAAGAACCTACAAACTTAGCATTACCACCACCGACGGGACTGTAATTACCGCTGAAGATTATTTGGCTGAAGTTGAAAACCTCGACGAAGTAAAAGTAAATCTCTCGCCGCGGGGCGACTACGAATATCTGGGTGTGTTTATTAATTCGCAGGAAACACCGGGGTTAGGAAACTATTACAAATGGAATATTTATATAAACAACCGCTTGTTGTACGAGAGTGATAAACTGGCATTTGCCAGCGATGAGCTCGTGGACGGGAATTACATTTACGATTTTGAAATTTTTACCGATTGGTATGAAGACGAAGAAGACAAAATATTGTTACCTGGCGACACAATCCGTGTTGAGCAGCTTTCAATTTCACGAACATCCTACGATTTTTATTTGGGAATGATGAACCAGGCATTCTCGGGTGGTCCCTTTAGTGTACCTCCTGCAAATGTTCCCAATAACCTTTCGGCAAGTGATGGGAAACGGGTTTTAGGTTTATTTTCGGCACGCGATATTTCGGTTGGAAACATTATAATCCTGGACGACGACAACTATACTCCACTGGCTTCAAATTACAATTTGAACCAATAGAAATTATGGAATAAATCGGTATAAATAGAATAGCATTTCTATTTTTTTAGGTAAGATGAATTGAATATCCGCATTAGCTTATATCCTTCTTTGCTCGTCATGCTGTCCGTCAGCTGACGGATTCAGCATCTTTTCCACTTTTATAATAAGTGTTTTGTCAAAAAGAGCCTGAAATAAATTGCTTCAGGATGACGTTTATTTTATGATTCATAACGGACATTCATTAAGATTTCTTAATTATCAATATTAAATAATTGTCAGCGCAACAAATCGACAGATTTGGTTAAATTTGTCATTTACACTGATGAACAAAAGAATTGAGAAAATACCGGGTTATTTAAAAGTAGAGCAACTAAAAAACAATAAACAGGCGGTTGTATTTTTAGTATGTTTACTTATTGCCACTGCTTTATGGTTTTTAAATGCCTTAAGTAAAGATTATTCGACCACAATTTCTTATCCGGTAAAATATGTAAATGCGCCCAGTCATCAGTTTCTTTCCAACGAGCCACCATCAAAACTGGAATTGAAAGTGGATGCTCATGGATTTACACTTTTGCGCCATAAATTAAGTTTATCGTTTTCGCCTATTATTTTAAATCTGACGAATTTAACACAAGGAGTTTCGCCCAATAACAGAACCTACGAAATACAAAC from uncultured Draconibacterium sp. encodes the following:
- a CDS encoding TonB-dependent receptor yields the protein MMKFKLLLLCLILGSTVLAQNVTLSGYLKDASNGEALIGATIYVEEIHQGTASNAYGFYSLTIPEGNYTLQVSFIGYETVKQKIEATASKTISVSLIESTEQLAEVIVRGEAANANVERVEMGMATLPVKTIKKLPAFMGEVDIIKTIQLLPGIQSGGEASSGLYVRGGGPDENLMLLDEAPVYNASHLMGFFSVFNSDAIKDIQVYKSGIPAEYGGKGSSVIDIRQKDGNSQRFGFEGGIGNLSSRLTLEGPIIKDKWSFILAGRRTYYDVLGKAAGLEELQDNKLYFYDLNGKSNLIINNNNRIYISGYMGDDVFSMGESIYMRWGNSTATARWNHIFGDKIFMNISAIYSNYDYNLGVPGDNADNFDWSSRIRDYNAKFDFTYFFNPNNTIKFGGNTILHHFRPGKVQTEGENSMFSDMELAQYNALENALYISNEQKISDRFTVQYGLRLSHFQQIGEGEVNIYQNPEALKKNEIIETKEYKKGDKIGDAFVHLEPRLGMKYTLGRHNSVKSSFNRMVQNLHLITNTQSPTPLDIWLPTSTYIKPLIVDQVSVGYFHNLNNNMWEASLELYYKNMQNVLDYREGAELFLNNAIETELLHGKGESKGLELLMKKSKGQLTGWVGYTWSKTSRKINGINNGNWYPSSYDRTHDVSVVSNYELNSRWNFAANFVFATGSPISYPVAKYTVQGNQIYEYSARNSNRIPDYHRLDISATYDFKKNENRRFKQSLNFSVYNVYGRRNAYSITPEANEDNLNQTQFLRISIIGAPIPSVTYNVKF
- a CDS encoding DUF4249 domain-containing protein, yielding MKQLKFIKITILTLLLSSFLLSCEDVVDVDINPVDLDLITVEAYINTRSVNNIYVKLEKSLPVDVANANPAINDALVQISDDAPTPHTITLQEDGQTGMYWIPQNETYTAVPGRTYKLSITTTDGTVITAEDYLAEVENLDEVKVNLSPRGDYEYLGVFINSQETPGLGNYYKWNIYINNRLLYESDKLAFASDELVDGNYIYDFEIFTDWYEDEEDKILLPGDTIRVEQLSISRTSYDFYLGMMNQAFSGGPFSVPPANVPNNLSASDGKRVLGLFSARDISVGNIIILDDDNYTPLASNYNLNQ